One window from the genome of Moraxella nasibovis encodes:
- a CDS encoding lysine exporter LysO family protein encodes MNGLITLILILTPMFIGFALPAHQGLVKAAERALNYLIYLILIVIGIELGLVDDLAQKVGEIALYLSTLVVLTISFGLVALWLFDHRSQTRTHAPHTKTKISLGGSLVQLGCLALGFVMASVLPASFLPPQGSTTALLMALLFLVGISLKGAGVTLKEAMLNKKGVQISLVFMAATLLSGVVFALIFENVSITKGLALSSGFGWYSLSGTVMTDAYGAVWGSVALLNDLTREILALIFIPYVMRHSSSAAIGLGGVTSLDFTLPTLTASGGTQIIPTIISFGFITNVISPILMVFFSALG; translated from the coding sequence ATGAATGGATTGATTACGCTCATTTTGATTTTAACGCCCATGTTCATAGGCTTTGCCCTGCCTGCCCATCAAGGCTTGGTCAAGGCTGCTGAGCGTGCGCTTAATTACTTGATTTATTTGATCTTGATTGTCATCGGCATTGAGCTTGGGCTGGTCGATGATTTGGCACAAAAAGTCGGTGAGATTGCTTTGTATTTAAGCACGCTGGTGGTGCTTACAATCAGCTTTGGCTTGGTGGCGCTGTGGCTGTTTGACCATCGCAGCCAGACTCGCACACACGCCCCACACACCAAGACCAAAATCAGCCTAGGCGGCAGTCTGGTGCAGCTTGGCTGTCTGGCGCTAGGCTTTGTGATGGCAAGCGTGCTACCTGCCTCTTTTCTACCTCCGCAAGGCAGCACCACCGCCTTACTCATGGCGCTGCTTTTTTTGGTGGGCATCAGCCTAAAAGGCGCAGGCGTCACCCTAAAAGAAGCAATGCTCAACAAAAAAGGCGTGCAGATCAGCCTTGTCTTTATGGCGGCGACTTTGTTATCTGGCGTGGTTTTTGCGCTCATTTTTGAGAATGTCTCCATCACCAAAGGCTTGGCGCTGTCCTCTGGCTTTGGCTGGTATTCGCTCTCAGGCACAGTCATGACGGATGCTTATGGGGCGGTTTGGGGCAGTGTGGCACTACTCAACGACCTCACCCGAGAGATTCTCGCCTTGATTTTCATCCCCTATGTCATGCGCCATTCATCATCGGCGGCGATCGGACTTGGTGGCGTCACCAGTCTTGACTTCACCCTACCTACGCTCACCGCCTCAGGTGGCACGCAAATCATTCCCACCATCATCAGCTTTGGCTTTATCACCAATGTCATCTCGCCGATTTTGATGGTGTTTTTTAGCGCCCTTGGCTAA
- a CDS encoding mechanosensitive ion channel family protein, with protein MNSQSVIQFFDKILNDLYQSVYLFLGGSLDDQTLNWAERGLSLAATMIKILILLSLIGFVYWLLVYCVKHTQRFLHVSHRGMRIVRAVLRYVWFVTSLIAVMMQIGFHADTVKATAKAAAWAGFYYVLWATSGRMLSGVLKHYELNASIEQLLKNMILVVVLVLVFASVLAQFGFDIVSLVAGLGIVGLAVGFAAQSTLANFIAGITILIEQSFQVGDWIRLGDKEGRVVKISLRATQILDRDNIIIIIPNSTVSSSEVVNLTSKKMIRFDVKARIALEADISQARSIIVKLLSKDEVVLKHPAPMATVSEVGEYGVYFIVRFWVAPVSVARIPIIKENITEKIKRALDEAGIKAPYPHMRLIMPDDGLQIIKPTPAVGTDDGIEENIELAERKN; from the coding sequence ATGAACAGTCAAAGTGTGATTCAGTTTTTTGATAAGATTTTAAACGACCTTTACCAAAGCGTGTATTTGTTTTTGGGTGGGTCATTGGACGATCAGACCCTAAACTGGGCGGAGCGTGGGCTGTCTTTGGCAGCGACGATGATAAAGATTCTCATTTTGCTGTCTTTGATTGGCTTTGTTTATTGGCTGCTTGTTTATTGTGTCAAGCACACCCAGCGGTTTTTGCATGTGTCGCATCGTGGCATGCGCATTGTGCGTGCGGTGCTGCGCTATGTGTGGTTTGTGACGAGCTTGATTGCGGTGATGATGCAGATCGGCTTTCATGCGGACACGGTCAAGGCGACGGCGAAGGCAGCGGCGTGGGCGGGCTTTTATTATGTGCTTTGGGCGACCTCAGGTCGAATGCTAAGCGGTGTGTTGAAGCACTACGAGCTGAACGCCTCCATCGAGCAGCTGCTCAAAAACATGATTTTGGTCGTGGTGCTGGTGCTGGTGTTTGCCAGTGTGCTTGCGCAGTTTGGCTTTGACATCGTCTCACTGGTGGCAGGTCTTGGTATCGTGGGTTTGGCGGTGGGTTTTGCCGCCCAAAGCACTCTGGCAAACTTCATCGCTGGCATCACCATTTTGATTGAGCAGTCGTTTCAAGTGGGTGATTGGATTCGTCTGGGCGATAAAGAGGGGCGAGTGGTCAAGATTTCTTTGAGAGCCACGCAGATTCTCGATCGTGACAACATCATCATTATTATTCCAAATTCCACCGTCTCATCGTCTGAGGTGGTCAATCTGACTTCCAAAAAGATGATTCGCTTTGATGTCAAAGCTCGTATTGCTTTGGAGGCGGACATCAGTCAGGCGCGCAGCATCATCGTCAAATTACTTTCCAAAGACGAAGTGGTGTTAAAGCACCCTGCACCGATGGCGACGGTGAGTGAGGTGGGGGAGTATGGCGTGTATTTTATCGTGCGTTTTTGGGTGGCGCCTGTGTCGGTGGCACGCATTCCCATCATCAAAGAAAACATCACCGAAAAAATCAAGCGCGCCTTGGATGAGGCAGGCATAAAGGCGCCGTATCCGCACATGCGCCTGATCATGCCTGATGATGGACTACAAATCATTAAGCCAACCCCCGCAGTGGGCACTGATGATGGCATCGAAGAGAATATTGAGCTTGCCGAGCGCAAAAACTGA